The genomic stretch ACTGCGTCGGTGCGCGCCTGGCTCAGTTGCCAGCCAAGGGCGGCGCAGAGTTTCCCTTGGCCTCATCGAGCACCCCCGCGCGCTGCTGGCCGACCTGCGCGGCCGCCTTGAAGCATGCGAGGAACAGCTCGGGGTAATCGGGGTCGCGGAGAAGGTCGAAGAACTGGTCAGCGGTGACGGGCACCCCGGCGTCGTCGGTCAGGTTCCGCACGGGGGGCTCGAGCAGCACATGCTCGATGAGGCACTCGATATTGATCTCGCGCCGCTCGGCGGTCAGGAGCTTGCGCTCGTCGCCGCCATACTTCTGTGCCGCGCGCCGCTGCCGCGCGGCCTGGGCATCGTAGTAGGCGTCCGTGAAGCCGCGGGTGTTGATTTCCAGGTCGTCGTATTCGTCGCCGACGCGAATCCACTCGCCGTTGCGGATGAGCGTGCTGTTCTGTCGAAAGCTGCTGAATTTCGCCATAGTCGATCCTTCTCGGGGTTGCGTCGCCATCACGGCGATGCGTTGCGGGGTGCGGGAAATGGGGGTGGACGCCCCCCGCAGAACGTCCACCCCCTCACCAGCGCGCGGTGCCTCCGAGGCGCACGCGCACCCGGAGCCTTATTCAAAGTATTCCAGGCGATCCAGCGTGATCATCACGCCCGTCAGCGTGTCGCGGCTGGCCTTCATCATCGCCTTCAGCATCACGTCGCTGTTGCGCGAGCCGGCGTTCGGATTGCCGCTCATCGGCGTCACCCGGGGCAGGCCCCAGACGAGAGCCTGGCTGTTCTTGAACACGCGCCAGGACAGGTTGGTCGGCGTGCCGCCCATGACCTTCGTGAAGATGACGTTGTCGCCGAAATAGACCTCCAGGTCGGCCGTCACGTCGAGCGATCCCGAGCCCAGGTCAACCGCGGCGATGGCGTCCACCGCTTCAATCATCCGCATGTTGTTGCGGATATTGAGGGTAATGGAGCTGGCCCAATTCGACGTGGTGATCTGCACGCCGTTTTCGGCGAGGCGTCCGACGTTCGCGCTGCCGGCCAGGACCTGGAAGATGGCCGGGTCCGGAGCCGCGTCGTATGTCGAGCCGTTGGCGACCGTGCCCTGGCCGCCACCCATGCCCATGAAGGACAAGCTGCCGCCGATCTTCTTCTTCTTCTCGAAGGGCAGCGAGAGGCTATCCACGGTCATCCCGCGCTGGATGATATGCGTGGGTGCGGCTTGGCCAAGGAAGCTGCGCTCCAGCGATATGCCGATCTCGGTCGTGCCGTTGCGCAGCCGATCGCCGAAGAAGATGCGGATGGTCTTGCCAGCACCTGCGTCCACCGCGGCGCTGGGCATGTTGTCCAAGGTCAGAGCGGTGGCGCTGATCGCGGTGATGCGGGCCCAATCATTGCGCGCGGCGGTGGCGAACTGGAATGCTGCGCCCGTGCCGCCGACCTTGATCCACTGGCCGACCGCCAGGCCGAGCGTCGTGAAGTTGAGCGTGGTGCTGGCAAGCCCGGTTGCCGTCGCGGTGATGTCGCCGCTGACGCCCTGGCAGCCCACCACCTTAGCGCGCGACGCGGCGGGCGGCACGGCCTCCGCGACGAAGCCCGAGGCTGTGCTGACGAAGCTGGTCGCGCCGCCGGTGGTGACGGGGAACAAGCCGTTGTTCGCAGCCTGCGCGTTGCCGGTGAGGCGCACCAGGTGGCCGACGACGAAGGCAGCGCCCGTGGTGCAGGTCAGGGTGTTGGCGGTGGTGCCGATATCGGTGATCACCGAATCCGCGGTGCCATCGTTGTCCCGTTCGGGGGTCTGCACGAAGCTGCTCTGGAACGCGCTCTCCAAGACGGTCGAAAGCAGCGTGCTCGGCATGGGATAGATCAGCTCGAAGTTGATCCCGCCGTCGTTCTTCTCGCCCACCTTGAAGGGATCGACCGTCTGGCGGTCGTCGCGGATTTCCTCGCTCTCCTCCATCTGCGGCTGATAGGCGAGGCTTTCGCCCTGCATCCGAAAGCCGCGCATGCGAGGGGATGCAGGCGTGGTGCCCAGCGTCGTTTCGCGAACGCCGCTCAACCTTACGCGATTTGTGTCGGTCACTGGGTGGGCTCCTTCAAAGGGAATGCGGCGTCATCACGACGCTGCGGTCAGGCCTTGCCGAAGGGCCGGATTAGGCGCCGCCTGGTGGCGGGAAGGGTCAGTCGCCGTCGCGCGGGGCGTCGGGCGTGCGGAGCGGCTTCGTGGCTCGGGTGGGAAGCTCGGCCACCGCCTCGGCCGGTGCCGGGGGCGCCTCCAGATGGCCGATGCGCTGCCAATCGGCGACTGTCATGGGGCCGTCCAGCTGCTCGGGCTCGATCTCGGCGCCGGCCGGGAAATGGCTGGTCGGTGTGGTGATGTCCTTCAGGACGCGCATGGGGATTATCCTTTGATCCAGTTGATGCGGACGGGCAGCGCCCACCATGCGCCCCGATCCTCTGCCGCGACGCCCAGGCCGATGCTGATGTCGCGGAACTCGATATCGGCCAGCTGGAGGCCGCGGTAGATTTCGGCCAGCGCGGAGGCATAGGTGCGGGCCAGAACGCTGCCGATGCCCTCTGGCACTATGACGGTCAGGAGAAGGTCGCCCTCCTCCTCCCAGCGATTGGCGAGGCGGTTGCCCGCGCCGATGGATGCCTGGTCGAAAAGGTCGCCGATGATCTGCACATGAACGAAGGGCAGATCGTTGCCGCTGGCGTCGGCCGGCGTGGTGAAGGCCTCGTTGTCCCACGAGAGGGGCGTGGTCGTCCACATGGTTGTGAGGTGGTCGCGGATTTTGGTGAAGGCGTCGAGTGTGCTCATTTCGCGCCGCCTCGCAGCCAGAGCCGGTAGCCAACGACCGTGCTGCCCACGACCAGGGGGTGCGAGCCCATCACGCGCCAGGCGGTGCCGTCCACCTGAAGCAGGTCGTTTGCCGCGGGCGCGGTCAGGGTGCCGACATCGGCGCCGATGGTGGCGCGGCTGTCGCCCTGCTGGATGAGCCCGATGATCTCCGACGGGTTGAAGGCCACGACGAAGCCGGTCACGGCCGTCTCGGTGAACGTCGAAAGCGCGGTTCCCGTGCGGCGACGCAGTGCCATGGGCCGCCCGTTGCGGGCCAGCATGCGGGGCACGGCGTCGGGCAAGCTCATATCGTCACCTGGACATAGGGCTGGAGCATGCCGGCGACCTGCGGCGGAAGGCCGAGCGCCTCGGCGCGCGGGTCGAGGTAGGACACGAGGCCCACGTCCTGCGCGCTCTCGCTGCGCACCATGGCATCCCGGCCGCGCCCCAGATGCGCGGAGGCGACGGCGAGGATGCAAGCCCGCTGGATATCGGCAGGCAGGTCCACGCCAGAGCCGACATCAGGCAGGATGTATCCGCTGATATAGACGACGGTGATCTTGCGCTCGGACCAGTAGGTCCTCTGGTCGCTGACGAGGCGATGGATCAGGGCCGCGCGCTGGTCCACCTCAAAGTCCGTGCCAGAAACCAGGGTTGTGCCATCGGCGACGATGCTGGTGATGGAGGCGATGGGGCGGCGTGAGAGGATGAGGTTGCGCAGCGGAGCCTCGGGCCGGAAGAGTTCTTGGATCGTCTCCCGGACGAAGACCCGCTGGCAGTAGCTTTCGATTGCGGTGCTCGCCTGGGCGATGCGCACGGCAAGCTCGGCGTCATAGGTGGTGACCGTGAGGCCAAGCTCCATCTTCACCGCCGCGAGAGTGCAGAGATCGCGCTCCGTGGCTGGCACGGTGACGGTGAGGATGGAACCGCTCACGCCAGGATTTCCGCCACGCGCGTCGGCGCCAGGATGCCCAGCGTCACGGCATAGCCGAGGAGCTGCGCGGCTTCGGGGCTGTCGAGGTTCACCGTGCCCTGAAAGCCCGCCCCGCGCTCGGCATCGTCCAGGATGGGATTGTCCCGCATCGCGATGCGCTCGGCCCGCGCGAAGCGGTCGAAGAACGCCTTGGCCGAGATCACGCGCGGGCCGAGCGCCGCGATGCGCCCCACCAGGGCATCCGCCACCCAGGCCGGCGCCTCATGCACACCAGCCGGGCGCGTGATCGCCTCTGTCGCGCGGATCAGCGCCACCCAGGCGGGCTGGCCGGTCACATCCACCGTGGCGCGGACGTGCATGCCGGCGACGCTGGGATGGCGCGGCGGCGGCTCGGCCGAGGCATCGGGCATCCAGCCGAGGGCGATGCCTTCATCAGGTGTCGGCCACCAGCCCAGCGCCAGCAGGGCCGTGCGCATGGCCAGCGGCGTGCCCGTCCAGGCCGTGTCGAAATATTCGGTCATGCGATGATCCTCATGCGCGCAGGCCCGGCAGAGCCGCGTCGGGTAAGGCATAGGGGAGGTATCGGAGGGCGCGGCAATAGCCGTACGGGGAGTTGCCGCCCGCAGCCGTGTTGGCAATGCGCAGCGTCGTCATACCGGACGTAGGGGCGCCAGAGACAGACACTACAGCGCCCCCACTTACAGTGTTTGCGATGCGCCCCGCCCCGTCAGACGCGATAGCTGCGTAGAACGATGCACCCGGGGTCATTGAAAATGTCGCGGCATCCACGCCATTCGCGTTAGCGACCACCAGACTTGATCCGGCGCTGTTACGCATAGACCACCGAAACGTGTCAGACGCATCGTCCGTCTGAAGCAGCCACTGCCCCAGCCCAGCCGGCGCGGGCTGCGGCAGCATGAACTCGCCCCAGATCGTGCAGGCGCCGGATGCCGGGATGCCCAGCGCGGCGAGCGAAAAGGTCAGGTTGTCCGTCAGCCGCGTGCCGGCCATGCCCGTGGTGACGATGGGAGAGCTGCAAAACGCGGCATCCTCGAATTGCGGCTGGCAGGAATAGAAGAACGAACCGCTGGCGATGTCAGCCCTCAGCACCATCGGGTAATCCGCAGTCGTAGATGGGACATAGACCCGCGAAATTCGCTGCCACTGATCCCGGATGGAAAGGTTCGCATCCACAAGAGTGGCACTGGATGTGGGGAGGTCCTGCGATAGCGTCAGCGCCGGAGCCCCGCCGTAGTTTTGGCTCGAAGGCAGATATATCCAGCAATGCATCGCGCATTTCTGCCCCGCCACGACCGAGAAACCGGCCAGCGCGCCTACATTGTTGGAGGCCGCGGCCGTATCCCGCGTGTGCTTCCTGATCAGTGTCCCAGCCCCGAAAGAGGGGATATCCGTGCTGGCCACATTCGCGTTGGGGGCAGGGCCTGGATTTGCAATGCCCGCCGCCGAATCAAGCACGCGGTTTGTCCGCTGGCCTTCCAGCATCAGCCCCAGCGTCGGGTCAAAGCGCGGGACGTTGCTCCCATAGGCGAGCAGCGATCCGCCCACCACCTGCCAAGCCGCCGAGCCGCGCGTGAAGTTGGCGGCCGAATGCAGCCCCCGCACATCCATCAGCGAGATGGGGCCGGCATTCCCGCGCCAGAAGCTGATGCCGGTCCCGATCATCAGGCGAGGCCGACGATACCCGTGGCCGTGCTGGCCAACGCCACGCGCCGCGCCCGAATGGGCAGGATCGCCCCCGCCAGCACGTTGAACGTCACAGCCGCGCCACCCGAAGCCGGCGTGGCAATGACGGTCCCGGCACCGCCGATAAACAGCGCCTTCGGGATCGTGGCCAGATCGGTATCAGCCGGCGTGATGGCAAAGAAATTGCGGGCCGAAGCCGTCAAGCCGTCCTGCTGGAAGTTATCGCTCATCCACCTCGCGATCCGCCTCGCTGGGCATGGCCCAGGCCAACTCCTCCAGCTCATCCGGGATCATCGGGAAGGGGTCGTCATGCAGCACGATCCAGCGGGCGGCGAGGATGGCGCCGATCTGATCCGCCACACGCTGCGACCCGCCATCTCGGGCGATGATCTGCTCGCGCGCCGCGGCGAAGGCATCAGGGAAGCGCGGCAGCGCCTCCAGCACGCGGCCCAGCAGCGCCGGCCCCATGGACTTGATCTCGGCCATCTGCGCCTCGCTGGGTGCCGTGGCCCCCTTGGGCAGGGCCAACAGGCCGAAGTTCGTGATGCGGCTGGCATCGGCCGGCAGCAGGCTGGGCGAGAGCGTGCCGCCCATGATGAAGCTGGCCACCGCGTGGAAGCTCTGCGCCACGCCGCCAGCGCCGCCGCGCACGGTGGTGGCGCCCTTGCCGCCACTCATCAGCCGGATGAAAGCGATGACGCGCTGAAGTTTCTCGGCTGCCACCTGGTCATCAGGATCCGCTTCATCCAGCAGCACGCCGCAGGCCGAGCCGGTGATGGTCTGGCGGATGCCGGCCTCGGTGTAATTATCCATCAGGCTGGACAGCGGGCTCGCCGCCTGCAGCAGCTCGAACAGGGTGGATTTGCCGGAGCCCGGCTCCCCCACGATGAAGGCATGCGGGCGCCAGGCGATGGCCGCGCCCATCATGCTGGCGGCCCAGAGCCCGAACATGACCTCGGCCCCCATGGATTCGCGCCAGTTCCACCGCCGGAGCAGGGTTTCCAGCTTGCGCACCTGCTCGGGCGAGGCGGGCCGCGCCGGCTTGGCGGCGGCCGGCAGAGCGGGCCAGAGCGCATCATCCTCCCGGAAGCCCGGGCGACGCCACACATCCGGCTCCTCCGGCTTGGCGCGGCCCCAGCGGATGGTATTGCCCAGATGCAGCACCACGCGGGCGCCGACGCGCCAGACGCCGATGCCGCGCCGCTGCATATCGGGCGCGAAGAGGCCCAGCCGCCCCGATTCCTCGATGATCCAGATATTCACCTTGCGCGTGGCGAATTGCCCGGGGACGGGGTTGCCCTCCTTGTCCTTGGCCGGGAATTTTTCCGCCAACCAGGCGCACCCGGCACCACCGAAGAGGGCCGCGATCTGCGCCGCCTCCCCGATCTTCTGGGCATTCAGGACGCGGATCTGCCCGAGGTAGTCGAAGAAGTAGAAGCCATCATCCCGCTGGCCGAGGAAGCCGACCGGGCAGCCATCCTCCTCCCGTTCGGGCGGCGGCTCATCCGGCGGGGGCGGGGGTGGGGGGCCATCGAATCCACCGGATGGGAACTTCACCACGGCACTCATGCCCACTCCCCGATTTTCTGTTCGATCATATCCGCCAGCACATCGGCGTAATCGCCCCAGGGCTCGCGCGGCAGGCGGATATCGGCTTGCACACCTTGCGGCTTGAGCGCGGCCTGGAGGGCGCGCGCGGCGCGCAGGCCCGTGCCTTCCGGCTTGCCCTTGGGATCGTCCCGATCCGCGAAGATCGTCGCATGCTGCACATCGAAGGGCGGCGCCTGGCGCTGCAACTCGCCGGCCGAAATGCAGGCCCAGCAGGGAATGCCCGTCAGCTTCCACGCCGCCAGCGCCGTCTCGATCCCTTCCGCGAAGCCCAGATGCGGCACGGGCGGCGAGAGGCGGATGGCCGAGCCGTCAATCGGGCCGAGCGCCAGCTTTGCATTGATCGGCCGGCCCTCGGCATCGAGGCCGGAGAGCTTCGTGCCCTCGACCGTCAGATAGGTGCGGTGCACGGCGCGCGGCGCGCCGTCCGGCCCCTGCACCAGCGCCAGCAGCACGGGATGGTCGCAGCCCGTGGCCGGGTGGCGCAGGTGGGCGGAGCGCAGCACCTGGTGCGCTTCCTGCGGCAGGGGCCAGAGGTGCCGGCGCGTGAGATAGGCGCGGGCGATGCCGTTCAGCGGCCCGGCGGCCTGCCAGATGCGCAGGGCCGCGCCGATATGCCAGGCGCGGCGCTCGGCGGCCTCGATCTCGCGCGGGGTGGGCGTGCGGGGCGCGGTTGGCTCCTCCGGCGCTGGCGCAGGGCGGGGGGCGTGGCGCGGGCGGTCCGGCAGGCTGACGCCAGCCTCGGCCGCCACGCGCTCGATCGCCTGCGGGAAGCTCAGGCCCTCGGTGCGCATCACCCAGCCGAAGGCATCGCCATGGGCACCGCAGCCGAAGCAATGGAAGGTGCCGCGGCTGTCATCCACCGTGAAGCTCGGGCTGCGCTCATTGTGGAAGGGGCAGAGGCCCGCCTGCAGCTTGCCCGCGCGCTTGAGGGGCACGCGCCGCGACACCCAGGCCGAGATCGGCATGGCGTGGCGGAGCTGCTCCAGCAGGGCTTCGGGCAGGCGGCTCACGGGCGCACCCGGGGAATGCGTTTGGCGGCATGGAGCTTGCGCGCCAACTCCTCCACCTGCGCCAGCGGCAGGCCGGTAAAGGCCGAGGCGTAGCCGATGGAATGCTGGCCCAGCAGCATGTCCTGCGCCAATTCGCGCGGGGCACGCTCGGCCTGGGGCGCGGCGGCGCTCACAGCTCATTCCGCCAGCGCCGCGCCTCGGCCTGGCGCTCACGCTCGATCAGATGATTGACCCATTGCGTCAGGCCGACGCCCAGCGCCACCGCGAGGATCAGCACCACCACGCAGGCGGCCAGCAGCAGGGTCAGGGTCATTCCCGGCACTCCAGCACGCGGAGCGATTGCCCCTCGCGCAGCCCGGCGCGGAGCCACGCTTCGGCGGCGGCGCAGGAGCGGGCCTCGATGCGCCCCTCCTCGCAGCCGTCGAGGCCGTAGGCGGTGCCGCAGATGATGAAGGACAGGAGCGCGGCGTGGAGCGTCACGGCTGTTCATCCCAGAACGGCAGCGGGTGCGGCAGCTTGGCCGGCGGCGCGGCGCGGCGGATCCACACGGCGAGGCCGATGCAGAGTGCCAGGATGGCCAGGATCGTGGCGCCAAGCAGGGTCACACCAGCGCCCCCACC from Sediminicoccus sp. KRV36 encodes the following:
- a CDS encoding phage tail tube protein is translated as MTDTNRVRLSGVRETTLGTTPASPRMRGFRMQGESLAYQPQMEESEEIRDDRQTVDPFKVGEKNDGGINFELIYPMPSTLLSTVLESAFQSSFVQTPERDNDGTADSVITDIGTTANTLTCTTGAAFVVGHLVRLTGNAQAANNGLFPVTTGGATSFVSTASGFVAEAVPPAASRAKVVGCQGVSGDITATATGLASTTLNFTTLGLAVGQWIKVGGTGAAFQFATAARNDWARITAISATALTLDNMPSAAVDAGAGKTIRIFFGDRLRNGTTEIGISLERSFLGQAAPTHIIQRGMTVDSLSLPFEKKKKIGGSLSFMGMGGGQGTVANGSTYDAAPDPAIFQVLAGSANVGRLAENGVQITTSNWASSITLNIRNNMRMIEAVDAIAAVDLGSGSLDVTADLEVYFGDNVIFTKVMGGTPTNLSWRVFKNSQALVWGLPRVTPMSGNPNAGSRNSDVMLKAMMKASRDTLTGVMITLDRLEYFE
- a CDS encoding phage tail terminator-like protein — encoded protein: MSTLDAFTKIRDHLTTMWTTTPLSWDNEAFTTPADASGNDLPFVHVQIIGDLFDQASIGAGNRLANRWEEEGDLLLTVIVPEGIGSVLARTYASALAEIYRGLQLADIEFRDISIGLGVAAEDRGAWWALPVRINWIKG
- a CDS encoding CHC2 zinc finger domain-containing protein, with protein sequence MSRLPEALLEQLRHAMPISAWVSRRVPLKRAGKLQAGLCPFHNERSPSFTVDDSRGTFHCFGCGAHGDAFGWVMRTEGLSFPQAIERVAAEAGVSLPDRPRHAPRPAPAPEEPTAPRTPTPREIEAAERRAWHIGAALRIWQAAGPLNGIARAYLTRRHLWPLPQEAHQVLRSAHLRHPATGCDHPVLLALVQGPDGAPRAVHRTYLTVEGTKLSGLDAEGRPINAKLALGPIDGSAIRLSPPVPHLGFAEGIETALAAWKLTGIPCWACISAGELQRQAPPFDVQHATIFADRDDPKGKPEGTGLRAARALQAALKPQGVQADIRLPREPWGDYADVLADMIEQKIGEWA